CATCAATGCTGTCATCGAGCAGTTGGTTCTTTCTGGACTTTCCTTTCTTTCGGTGATAATGATTCTCGAAATTAATAACTGGCTCTTTATCTTCAGAACTATCAGAATGATTATTTGTATCATCGCCTGAAAAGTTATTCGACAATGATAAACGTACTGGAGAGATTCTTTTtaatcttcttctcttagTTGGTGGACTTACTGATAGTTTATTAGCTGATTGGTCTTGATCTGCTTTCATAATATCTAATCTTTTCGGACTTTCATCTGCAACAATTTCAGCTTCATCAGATAAGCTTCTTTTCCTATCTTTTGAgttattttcatcagaGTTTTCCTTCTCGTTAACATGTGGGTCTTGTTCTTTCTCATCTTCACTATTCATCGCTAGATCTTCATCTGGGTTATAGTTTAGATCATCTATATCAATAGATGATCTTGTTGAATTGGCATTATCACTGTTGTAGCTTTCTTCGTGTCCTTCATCAGAAGTGGGCAAAGTCAATACATCGTTATCGTTTGAATCAGCATTGTCATTGTGCTCTGAGTTCATCTTACCATCCAGTAGTTTCAATGACTCTAATTCATCTCCATGGTTGCTGGCGTACTTCTCAAGGAAATAGCACTGATTGTTTGCACATGTCGCGTAATGACTCTGTATTGGTGTCAGTTCCCTTTGTAAAATCACAATAGATTGAGAATACGGGCAAAAGCAAGCAGACCGTTCTTGATCCTTCGCCATATCTTGGAAATTTGTCAATGATATATCATAGTTAATTAAGCCTGCTTGTACACAGCCGTTTACTGTAGCATGGTGCTTATCATTGTGGTCGAACTTGGACGGTACCGACTGGAAGGTCATTGTTGCATACTTAGCGAACTCCGCTGCAAATGGGTCGCTGAAACCGGGCACCTGGGTCCATTCTATAACTTTCTTTTGCGTATACCGCCATATCAGATCAGCATTCACACAGCTGTGCTCCTCGTAGTGGGCCTTCAGCACATTGTAAATGGTTTCGAGCTTCCTCTTGCGCTTTGATCTGTAGCTCTGTAGATCACCAGTGGACCCGCCACAGTAAATACAGCATACTTGGTTGTCAGCAGCACCATCCGTAACAACGGGGGCGTAGTACATCCCGAGGTGCGCCAGCAGATCACCAGGTATCGCAGTGTACCTCCACTTCATTCGCTTGCCAGAAACCTCAAACTGCTCCTGGAAGGTCTGTAACCGCGCACTCAACAACCGCATACGCGTATCCATAGTGGTCATCTCTACAAGTGCTCTGCTCCTGGTCCAATTGGGCTCGTCTTAGCTCATCTCATAGCTGTTTCGATAGGCCTGTGTTCattgttcttgaaataattgaaattttccAGCGATGAGGGAAAAAGCTTGAGAGTTTTGGCAAAAGATAGTCAAAAGGGCTTTAAGAAGGACTGATAGCTGAATTGGGAGGTGAAACAGGCTAATTGGGCTAGGAGAACAGTGCAGGTAAGGACAATGAGGGACTTGAGACGTGAGAAACTGCTTACCGTGATGACCACGCGGGCTTACACGCGGTTTGAGCCGCAGGAGCTGGTGCAATTGTACAACGAGCTgctgatgaggatggggAAGCTTGAGCGGTCGAGCGAACCCAATGATGTCTCGCTGCTGGAGATGTACTTTTATGTGTGCTGCTACCTTGGCAAGGACCAGGAGATGTCGCTTGTGTTTCAGCGTTTGAGGGACAGATTTGGCGAGAGTTCCCCTAGAGTTGCTGTGATGAAGGCTACTATGATGGAAGTTGAGGGCAACGACAGTAGTGCTGCTAAGCAGTACCTAGAAGGTCGTTTGAAGGAGCTGGAGTACGATGCCGATAGTGTGAGCTACGTGATGCTGTCTAAGAAGTTACTCGCTCTAAAGATGAGggacttgaagaagaaccCACAACAGCAGCTCAAAGAGACATTGGCGTTAATAGAGAAGTTTCCGCTGGACCCGGAGTTGCAGTGGGTGTGCTCTGAGCTGTACTACTCGCTGAAAGACCTAGACAAGGCGATATACTGCATCGAAGAAGTTCTGGTGGCGATGCCATTCAACTATGTAGCGTTCGCTAGGCTCTCCGAGCTGCTGTATTACAAGTATGTGCGTGAGTTCCAGGATAAGCCTGCGAAGAGGAGAGACACTGCAGCCTTGCAGCAAGCGCTGGACAACGCCCTTCGTAGTGTCGAGCTGAGCGAGCTGTTCTTGAAAGGATGGTCCCTGGTGGCTACCATCAGTAAGGAGCTGGATAAACCACAACTGCTACAGTTgtcgaagaagaagctgcaAGAGATCAGTGAAGTGTCAAACAGCAACGACGCCCGTATAGCCAAGAAGTTCCTACAGAAGATGGCATAATTATGCATTTAGCTGTTTCCCCATATATAAAGCGAAGAATATTGATTATTGAGTATTAATAGTAATTGCTAAAAGTTCTAATCTAGGTAAAGAGCAAAATATtgtatataatttttataaGACACGCATATTACATGATGGTACAACACGTAGCATCGTCTGCATGCTGCGTTTGGAAGTCCCTGAAGTGGTTAGTATCGGCAGGTGGATAGCCCCATAGTGTGGGCAAGGCGTAGTCCCTAGTGGAAGTGGTGTAAGCAATCAATTGCAAGCAAGCATTGGATGCCGTGATCCGCTCCCGCTGCAACTCGTCCCTGAGCTTGTCATTGAGCTCGTTGATCCGCTTGAGCTTCAAATACTTGATCTTCAAGTCCAATTGCGATTGTGACACTTCCATCGGCGATGCCCTTCCACAAACACGAAACACACAGGATGTGCGGGAAGGTTGCACAATGGAACCAACCGCACCATGGCATCTATTTATACTCCACCATTGAGTCACCTAGAACCTACCACTCCAGCTAAACCTCAACTTTTAAGCCATTTCAGGCTACAACTAGCTTCATCATCGCAGTGTTGGCTCACGAAGAGCTTAGTCATCCAATGTCATCCCTTATGGACCCATCGCTCCAAGTCAAATGAATATAAAAGATGATCAGGAGAGCATTCAAGGTCAATTAGACTTTATAAACGTTTGTACAAAGAATCATCAGTCATCTAGGAAATATGGAACACCCAGCTTTTACATTGAGTGCTTTGACCACCATCGGTGGTGTTGTGGGCTACATGAGGAAGAAGTCCCTGCCATCGCTAGTGGCAGGTTTGACCTTTGGTGGGCTGTACGCTATTTCTGGCTACCTATTGCACTTGAACAGGGACTATGGTCTTGAACTGGCTCTAGGATCATCTGCGCTGTTGACTGTTAGCGGTGCGATGCGTGGTGGTGTCAAAACACCTTTGAAGCCCATCCCATTCCTGTTGACAGTGTGTGGTGCTACTGGTTCCTACTACTACTGGAGTAAGTACAAGGAGTTCTACCCATGATTATACCTGCAGTCTTTCTATATTCATTCTAAACAATAACTGTATATACTTCTCTATTCTTACCCCAAATATATGTGATATTCATTTATTCATTGTCATCTCATTCAATTGTATATATGCCTCTATATGTAATAATACTTACGATGCCAATGGGAAAGGTTCGGTTTTACTTAGAACCATGCACCTCTGGCTATGTGACAAGTAACCTTTGATTCTGCCATTGGCAATGAGGTTAGCTATCCTACACTCGAGCTCATCGAGTAAGTCCTCgttcttcttttgcaaTTTACGAGGGTTGGTGGTAGTGACACGGTTCTCCTCGTTGTCGTGGTTTCTGAAGTGTATTCTGTAACCTGCAGCTATCAGGTCTAGTGGCAGTATGCTCTTTTTGTCATTTACCTTGTAGCAAACCTTCACCAGCCGCAGGAACACCAGTTCTTTTATCAATAACATCGCCGAATAAGTACCGtctatcaaatattgaGCAGCATGCTCCTTTATCAACTCATCGAACACTATTGTGTCACCGTTCTTGTAGCACTTGTTCATGAGATCGCTATCGTAGGCATTAGCGAACTTCTCGTTTGTTTCTCTGGGTAATTCTACATGTATCAATTTGTTGGAAGTAGCGAGCATTCTGAATTGGGTGTACAAGTGTATAATCCTCTTGAACCACTTCGAGCTTGTGTATTTGACTGGGAACTCAGAGACACAGACTTGCAAATGCTCTTGGGCCTTGTTGAATTGGAACAAGTAACAACCATAGTACTCACcaatgaaataattgaaaataatctTCTGGCTGCGATGCCTTTTCAGCACCTTGTTATCTCTTTGTCTACTAATATCGGTCATTCCTGTACTCTCCAGGACCTTgatcaagttcttcatcatGTCCCTGTTCCTCAGCATTTTGTAAAACATCATCTCCAAGTTGGCAAACAGGATACAGCCACCACGCTTGTTTTCCTGCATATT
This is a stretch of genomic DNA from Nakaseomyces glabratus chromosome M, complete sequence. It encodes these proteins:
- a CDS encoding uncharacterized protein (CAGL0M09251g~Ortholog(s) have role in adaptation of signaling pathway by response to pheromone involved in conjugation with cellular fusion, mRNA splicing, via spliceosome and transcriptionally active chromatin localization) translates to MEYSRFVDCFERRSYTAEFLEFVGFKLSSEPLGATALILGGSQAKQARYGDVNALYDAIVQIKLKESLTSLRELDPNAAVKKNKQRKVHQRVVDVFQALTNELRILNKILERSDDSVWLVYPVYTVCHDVSTFLRDTGKYMQLESRKQLWEECIRVIHRSFMICLNDKNPNMQENKRGGCILFANLEMMFYKMLRNRDMMKNLIKVLESTGMTDISRQRDNKVLKRHRSQKIIFNYFIGEYYGCYLFQFNKAQEHLQVCVSEFPVKYTSSKWFKRIIHLYTQFRMLATSNKLIHVELPRETNEKFANAYDSDLMNKCYKNGDTIVFDELIKEHAAQYLIDGTYSAMLLIKELVFLRLVKVCYKVNDKKSILPLDLIAAGYRIHFRNHDNEENRVTTTNPRKLQKKNEDLLDELECRIANLIANGRIKGYLSHSQRCMVLSKTEPFPLAS
- the EMC2 gene encoding Emc2p (CAGL0M09185g~Ortholog(s) have role in protein folding in endoplasmic reticulum and ER membrane protein complex, cell division site, cytosol, nucleus localization), yielding MRDLRREKLLTVMTTRAYTRFEPQELVQLYNELLMRMGKLERSSEPNDVSLLEMYFYVCCYLGKDQEMSLVFQRLRDRFGESSPRVAVMKATMMEVEGNDSSAAKQYLEGRLKELEYDADSVSYVMLSKKLLALKMRDLKKNPQQQLKETLALIEKFPLDPELQWVCSELYYSLKDLDKAIYCIEEVLVAMPFNYVAFARLSELLYYKYVREFQDKPAKRRDTAALQQALDNALRSVELSELFLKGWSLVATISKELDKPQLLQLSKKKLQEISEVSNSNDARIAKKFLQKMA
- the STE18 gene encoding Ste18p (CAGL0M09207g~Ortholog(s) have signal transducer activity, downstream of receptor activity), yielding MEVSQSQLDLKIKYLKLKRINELNDKLRDELQRERITASNACLQLIAYTTSTRDYALPTLWGYPPADTNHFRDFQTQHADDATCCTIM
- the TMH11 gene encoding Tmh11p (CAGL0M09229g~Ortholog(s) have endoplasmic reticulum, mitochondrion localization), encoding MEHPAFTLSALTTIGGVVGYMRKKSLPSLVAGLTFGGLYAISGYLLHLNRDYGLELALGSSALLTVSGAMRGGVKTPLKPIPFLLTVCGATGSYYYWSKYKEFYP